The following coding sequences are from one Lolium rigidum isolate FL_2022 chromosome 6, APGP_CSIRO_Lrig_0.1, whole genome shotgun sequence window:
- the LOC124666279 gene encoding histone H2B.1-like: MAPKAEKKPAEKKPVEEEPTTEKAKKTPAAKKPKAGKSLPAGKTAAKEGGEKRGRKKGKKSVETYKIYIFKVLKQVHPDIGISSKAMSIMNSFINDIFEKLAGESAKLARYNKKPTITSREIQTSVRLVLPGELAKHAVSEGTKAVTKFTSA; this comes from the coding sequence ATGGCGCCCAAGGCAGAGAAGAAGCCAGCGGAGAAGAAGCCCGTGGAGGAGGAGCCTACCACCGAGAAGGCCAAGAAGACGCCcgccgccaagaagcccaaggcgGGGAAGAGCCTGCCGGCGGGCAAGACCGCCGCCAAGGAGGGCGGCGAGAAACGGGGCAGGAAGAAGGGCAAGAAGTCCGTCGAGACCTACAAGATCTACATCTTCAAGGTGCTCAAGCAGGTCCACCCCGACATCGGCATCTCCTCCAAGGCCATGTCCATCATGAACTCCTTCATCAACGACATCTTTGAGAAGTTGGCTGGTGAGTCTGCCAAGCTCGCCAGGTACAACAAGAAGCCCACCATCACCTCCCGGGAGATCCAGACCTCCGTGCGCCTCGTCCTCCCTGGGGAGCTCGCCAAGCACGCCGTGTCCGAGGGCACCAAGGCCGTCACCAAGTTCACCTCTGCCTAG